A region from the Benincasa hispida cultivar B227 chromosome 8, ASM972705v1, whole genome shotgun sequence genome encodes:
- the LOC120083094 gene encoding uncharacterized protein LOC120083094 — protein sequence MAACGSLQHIFENPLPESPTLLETLSSWNQIMPLKPTEQSSFTEIFGELHFKESFVPHSFSSLSSLTESLNSPSTDDLWKEPSFSNGERESSSFHRKSNSFSSTNSESLQLCTEGLGYESLDDVEDLKEGMDEKVWQREDEEENTLKKQIQHPSLKPGMINRTKSANREDFPPPISCMGKNGKPWVGFKSYRYGGRFILKEVRVPTHEFLHASRENGRLKLHILVPHEQTREAKEEDDNNNEKNCENTIGKCKEAETSP from the coding sequence ATGGCTGCCTGTGGAAGCCTACAACACATCTTTGAAAACCCATTACCAGAAAGTCCAACCCTTCTTGAAACGCTCTCATCATGGAACCAGATTATGCCTCTGAAGCCGACCGAACAGTCGTCGTTTACTGAGATCTTCGGAGAGCTTCATTTCAAAGAGAGTTTTGTTCCTCATTCTTTCTCGTCTCTGTCGTCTTTGACAGAATCATTGAACTCTCCATCCACCGATGACCTGTGGAAAGAACCATCATTCTCAAATGGTGAACGTGAATCTTCAAGCTTCCATAGGAAAAGCAATAGCTTCTCGTCGACCAATTCGGAAAGCCTACAACTCTGCACAGAAGGGCTTGGATATGAAAGCTTAGATGATGTTGAGGATTTGAAAGAGGGGATGGATGAAAAGGTATGGCAGAGGGAAGATGAAGAGGAAAATACCTTAAAAAAACAGATTCAGCATCCAAGTTTGAAGCCTGGAATGATTAACAGGACAAAATCAGCAAATAGGGAAGATTTTCCTCCACCAATTTCTTGTATGGGAAAGAATGGGAAGCCTTGGGTTGGTTTCAAATCTTATAGGTATGGTGGAAGGTTTATATTGAAGGAAGTAAGAGTTCCCACCCATGAATTTTTACATGCTTCTAGAGAAAATGGACGTCTGAAACTGCATATTCTTGTACCACATGAGCAGACCAGAGAGGCCAAGGAAGAAGACGACAACAACAACGAGAAAAACTGTGAAAATACTATTGGGAAATGTAAGGAGGCTGAAACTAGCCCATGA
- the LOC120083114 gene encoding N-carbamoylputrescine amidase, which produces MATARREVSVSALQFACTDDISTNVATAERLVRSAHAKGANIILIQELFEGYYFCQAQREDFIQRAKPYKGHPTILRMQQLAKELGVVIPVSFFEEANNAHYNSIAIIDADGSDLGLYRKSHIPDGPGYQEKFYFNPGDTGFKVFQTKFAKIGVAICWDQWFPETARAMVLQGAEILFYPTAIGSEPQDEGLDSCDHWKRVMQGHAGANVVPLVASNRIGTEIIETEHGKSEITFYGNSFIAGPTGEIVAAANDKDEDILVAEFDLDKIKSKRHAWGVFRDRRPELYKVLLTLDGTNPIL; this is translated from the exons ATGGCGACGGCAAGAAGAGAGGTTTCGGTTTCAGCCCTGCAATTTGCTTGTACTGATGATATCTCTACTAATGTTGCCACTGCAGAAAG GCTGGTTAGATCGGCCCATGCAAAGGGTGCAAACATAATACTAATCCAG GAACTGTTTGAAGGTTACTACTTCTGCCAGGCACAAAGGGAGGATTTTATTCAACGAGCTAAGCCTTATAAAGGCCATCCTACAATTCTTAG GATGCAACAACTTGCAAAAGAGTTAGGTGTGGTAATTCCTGTTAGTTTCTTTGAGGAAGCTAATAATGCCCATTATAACTCCATAGCCATAATTGATGCTGATGGGTCAGATCTTGGACTTTACAGAAAGTCCCATATCCCAGATGGACCAG GCTATCAGGAGAAGTTCTACTTTAATCCTGGTGACACGGGGTTTAAA GTTTTCCAGACAAAATTTGCGAAAATTGGAGTTG CAATTTGCTGGGATCAGTGGTTTCCGGAGACAGCCAGAGCGATGGTTCTTCAAGGTGCAGAGATATTGTTTTATCCTACAGCTATTGGTTCTGAACCTCAAGATGAAGGACTTGACTCTTGTGATCACTGGAAACGAGTAATGCAAGGGCATGCTGGTGCTAATGTG GTGCCATTAGTGGCTTCAAACCGCATTGGAACGGAGATTATTGAGACAGAGCATGGAAAAAGCGAGATCACGTTTTATGGGAACTCTTTTATAGCAG GACCAACTGGAGAAATTGTTGCTGCTGCTAATGATAAGGATGAAGATATTTTAGTAGCAGAGTTTGATCTGGATAAAATCAAGTCCAAGAGACATGCTTGGGGAGTATTTCGCGATCGCCGGCCAGAGCTATACAAGGTGCTTCTGACTTTAGATGGCACCAACCCCATTTTGTAA